In Chromobacterium rhizoryzae, one genomic interval encodes:
- a CDS encoding RHS repeat-associated core domain-containing protein, producing MSTAAQAKPVAVINGTPQNAAQVIQQTGKTFDQWLQSISDGHLSVDSLKTIGSAVPIVGNLISVGDVIVDLMEMSEKSKKKQEVDVFDWLFLGVDLVGVVPAAGGLFKMGARPTLKLCASSVRRAGGDWLKMELSASLTQKVANMLPADFRNMPDQWVKHVDSKMQSTLETCGGKGKVIISDLANLLISLGSGNFSGYVKQHVPQAPVKYHLEKTNKQGFWASVGAELDALNRAAASAKKEAAAGMTVAAAKGIDMALKGSAAARMMLSLGRTLLAWAGQLTAKLLSMYSSHLKPLLNKLLAAFLKHLPKKAAAVANKVTNKAKKGTQQLYQEVTSRFKGKIKPPPKCACAASPNSIGYVLGEESLQHTDFSLPGVLPIIWTRQYRSNFDGNDARGDLGARWGVAYGARFDIEGEALKLHDDSCRTLDYPLLPVGESLKDELEGFTLSRLSDTLISQTYGHDLVQLYERHGDSFRLALIKDRAGNSIAMNFRDGRLIQLLSSAGYVADLSHDARGRIVRISLQNPETGLPLRTLAQYQYDDAGPLAADAGDLLAASDENGQSWSYQYQHHLLTRYTDRTGRGIHLEWDGKHLDARAVREYADDGSQDIRLAWDDNIDLTYVTDAYGRTTEYYFDDKGYNYRIIYPDHKEEWFDYDAQKNLVNHIYPDGSQDSFSYDDKSNLVLHERRDGSEVAFAYDAQDNLVEITDPLGEKWLRAYDDKGQLIEETDPLGHKTKYAYNEQGLPVAITDAKGGKKQIAYRPDGLLQSYTDCSGSATQWQYDERGRSQLIIDAMGSATRYQYAANGTLQAIVLPDGQATQLEHDAEARLLKLTDPLGRATHYDYDKAGRLQTRTDANGHSLAYKYDKLGRLTALRNENHRQYLFEYDAGGQLISETGFDGSPTRYHYNAAGQLEKQQEGDVATLYRYDGAGRLIERSAPGSLESFGYDPAGRLYQAKNRYASLRWIYDPMGNVIEEHHGYSVAGVKETYRWQHEHDPLGNRVASVRPDGRRVDILSYGSGHVHGLLFGQRDIVNLERDKLHRETQRVLGNALQQHQSYDKAGRLASQRLMGSTQWNRQYQYDVAGQLTGIADSRAGQLNYRYDPVGRLLEAATPKGVESFRFDPAGNLLDNTPAADGHQDNSLLGNLLSQYAGRHYRYDSRGNLVEKRVNGALTKLEWDSHNRLSRLTAPDGQNTDYHYDPLGRRIAKTQAGQTTLYGWDGDVLAFETRDEQAVHYLFEPDSFVPLAQVHTEAVRGVKVPRWSQHRPYDSDLDPLRKPAPEPSEPTAVYYYHTDHLGTPQALTDEQGALALEMDYQAWGQAREIIADAANKAGIRNPFRFQGQYQDEESGLHYNRHRYYDPEIGRFISRDPIGLMGGINTHSYAPNPTQWIDPTGLTRKSCPDALEEAKKASEKLRTAGGRLPTATCAVVNRRTGKVYIGTSGVRPTNIDSRLGASLPKNSLELWPANNCAEVDAANQALKDGSSRHDLEMATVRTKDSSPMPCCANCSVTFKYDKVKTGKKQ from the coding sequence ATGAGCACCGCAGCCCAAGCCAAACCCGTCGCCGTAATCAACGGCACGCCGCAAAACGCAGCCCAGGTCATCCAGCAAACCGGCAAGACCTTCGATCAATGGCTGCAAAGCATCAGCGACGGGCATCTGTCGGTGGACAGCCTCAAGACCATAGGCAGCGCGGTGCCCATTGTCGGCAACCTGATCTCGGTGGGCGACGTCATCGTCGACCTGATGGAGATGTCGGAAAAGAGCAAGAAAAAACAGGAAGTCGACGTCTTCGACTGGCTGTTTCTGGGCGTGGACCTGGTGGGCGTGGTGCCGGCCGCAGGCGGCCTGTTCAAAATGGGCGCGCGCCCCACGCTGAAGCTGTGCGCCAGCAGCGTGCGCCGCGCCGGCGGCGACTGGCTGAAAATGGAGCTGTCCGCCTCGCTGACCCAAAAAGTGGCCAATATGTTGCCGGCCGACTTCCGCAATATGCCGGACCAATGGGTCAAGCACGTAGACAGCAAAATGCAGAGCACGCTGGAAACCTGCGGCGGCAAAGGCAAGGTCATCATCTCGGACCTGGCCAATCTGCTGATCAGCCTGGGCTCCGGCAACTTCAGCGGCTACGTCAAACAGCACGTGCCGCAAGCGCCGGTCAAATACCATCTGGAGAAAACCAATAAGCAAGGCTTCTGGGCATCGGTGGGCGCGGAACTGGACGCGCTGAACCGCGCCGCCGCCAGCGCCAAGAAAGAAGCCGCCGCCGGCATGACCGTGGCCGCGGCCAAAGGCATAGACATGGCGCTGAAAGGCAGCGCCGCCGCCCGCATGATGCTGAGCCTGGGCCGCACCCTGCTGGCCTGGGCCGGCCAGCTCACCGCCAAGCTGCTGTCCATGTACTCCAGCCACCTGAAGCCCTTGCTGAACAAATTGCTGGCAGCCTTCCTCAAGCACCTGCCCAAGAAGGCCGCCGCGGTGGCCAACAAAGTCACCAACAAGGCCAAGAAAGGCACCCAGCAGCTTTATCAGGAGGTCACCAGCCGCTTCAAGGGCAAGATCAAGCCGCCGCCCAAATGCGCCTGCGCCGCCTCGCCCAACAGCATCGGCTACGTGCTGGGCGAAGAATCGCTGCAACATACCGACTTCAGCCTGCCCGGCGTGCTGCCCATCATCTGGACCCGGCAATATCGCTCCAATTTCGACGGCAACGACGCCCGCGGCGACTTGGGCGCACGCTGGGGCGTGGCTTACGGCGCGCGCTTCGACATCGAAGGCGAAGCGCTGAAGCTCCACGACGACAGCTGCCGCACGCTGGACTACCCCTTGCTGCCGGTGGGCGAATCCCTGAAGGACGAGCTGGAAGGCTTCACCCTCAGCCGCCTGTCCGACACCCTGATCTCCCAGACCTACGGCCACGACCTGGTGCAACTATACGAACGCCACGGCGACAGCTTCCGCCTGGCGCTGATCAAGGACCGCGCCGGCAACAGCATCGCGATGAACTTCCGCGACGGCCGGCTGATCCAGCTGCTCAGCAGCGCCGGCTACGTGGCGGACCTCAGCCACGACGCGCGCGGCCGCATTGTCCGCATCAGCCTGCAAAACCCGGAAACCGGCCTACCGCTGCGCACGCTGGCGCAATACCAATACGACGACGCCGGCCCGCTGGCCGCGGACGCCGGCGACCTGTTGGCCGCCAGCGATGAAAACGGTCAAAGCTGGAGCTACCAGTACCAGCACCACCTGCTGACCCGCTACACCGACCGCACCGGCCGCGGCATCCATCTGGAGTGGGACGGCAAGCACCTGGACGCGCGCGCCGTGCGCGAATACGCCGACGACGGCAGCCAGGACATCCGCCTGGCCTGGGACGACAATATCGACCTCACCTACGTCACCGACGCCTACGGCCGCACCACCGAGTACTACTTCGACGACAAGGGCTACAACTACCGCATCATCTACCCGGACCACAAGGAAGAATGGTTCGACTACGACGCCCAGAAAAACCTGGTCAACCACATCTACCCGGACGGCTCGCAAGACAGCTTCTCCTACGACGACAAGAGTAATCTGGTATTGCACGAGCGCCGCGACGGCAGCGAAGTGGCCTTCGCCTACGACGCCCAGGACAATCTGGTGGAGATCACCGATCCGCTGGGCGAAAAATGGCTGCGCGCCTATGACGACAAGGGCCAGCTGATCGAGGAAACCGATCCGCTGGGCCACAAAACCAAATACGCCTACAACGAGCAGGGCCTGCCGGTGGCCATCACCGACGCCAAGGGCGGCAAGAAGCAGATTGCCTACCGCCCGGACGGCCTGCTGCAGAGCTATACCGACTGCTCCGGCAGCGCCACCCAATGGCAGTACGACGAACGCGGCCGCTCGCAGCTGATCATCGACGCCATGGGCAGCGCCACCCGCTACCAATACGCGGCCAACGGCACGCTGCAGGCCATCGTCCTACCGGACGGCCAGGCCACGCAATTGGAGCACGACGCCGAAGCGCGCCTGCTCAAACTCACCGACCCGCTGGGCCGCGCCACCCATTACGACTACGACAAAGCCGGCCGGCTTCAGACCCGCACCGACGCCAACGGCCACAGCCTGGCCTACAAATACGACAAGCTGGGCCGGCTGACCGCGCTGCGCAATGAAAACCACCGCCAGTATCTGTTCGAATACGATGCCGGCGGCCAGCTGATTTCGGAAACCGGCTTTGACGGCAGTCCCACCCGCTACCACTACAACGCCGCCGGCCAGCTGGAAAAACAACAGGAAGGCGATGTCGCCACCCTCTACCGTTACGACGGCGCCGGCCGCCTTATCGAACGCAGCGCGCCGGGCAGCCTGGAAAGCTTCGGCTACGACCCCGCCGGCCGGCTGTACCAGGCCAAGAACCGCTACGCCAGCCTGCGCTGGATTTACGACCCGATGGGCAATGTCATAGAAGAACACCACGGCTACAGCGTGGCCGGCGTCAAGGAAACCTACCGCTGGCAGCATGAGCATGACCCGCTGGGCAACCGCGTCGCCAGCGTGCGCCCGGACGGCCGCCGCGTGGACATCCTCAGCTACGGCAGCGGCCACGTGCACGGCCTGCTGTTCGGCCAGCGCGACATCGTCAACCTGGAGCGCGACAAACTGCACCGCGAAACCCAGCGCGTGCTGGGCAATGCGCTGCAACAGCATCAGAGCTACGACAAGGCCGGCCGCCTGGCCAGTCAGCGGCTGATGGGCTCCACCCAGTGGAACCGCCAATATCAGTACGACGTCGCCGGCCAGCTCACCGGCATCGCGGACAGCCGCGCCGGCCAGCTCAACTACCGCTACGACCCGGTGGGCCGCCTGCTGGAAGCCGCCACCCCCAAGGGCGTGGAAAGCTTCCGCTTCGACCCGGCCGGCAACCTGCTGGACAACACCCCGGCCGCCGACGGCCACCAGGACAACAGCCTGCTGGGCAACCTGCTCAGCCAATATGCCGGCCGCCACTACCGCTACGACAGCCGCGGCAACCTGGTGGAAAAACGCGTCAACGGCGCGCTCACCAAGCTGGAGTGGGACAGCCACAACCGCCTGTCCCGCCTGACCGCGCCGGACGGCCAGAACACCGACTACCACTACGACCCGCTGGGCCGCCGCATCGCCAAAACCCAGGCCGGCCAGACCACACTTTACGGCTGGGACGGCGACGTGCTGGCCTTTGAAACCCGCGACGAACAAGCGGTGCATTATCTGTTTGAACCGGACAGCTTCGTGCCGCTGGCCCAAGTCCACACCGAAGCCGTGCGCGGCGTCAAAGTGCCGCGCTGGAGCCAGCACCGCCCCTATGACTCGGACCTGGACCCGCTGCGCAAACCGGCGCCGGAACCCAGCGAACCGACTGCGGTGTACTACTACCATACCGACCACCTGGGCACCCCGCAGGCGCTGACCGACGAACAAGGCGCGCTGGCGCTGGAGATGGACTACCAGGCCTGGGGGCAAGCGCGTGAAATCATCGCCGACGCCGCCAACAAGGCCGGCATCCGCAACCCCTTCCGTTTCCAGGGCCAGTACCAGGATGAAGAGTCCGGGCTGCACTACAACCGCCATCGCTACTATGATCCGGAGATCGGGCGGTTTATTTCGCGGGATCCGATTGGGTTGATGGGTGGAATAAATACTCACAGTTACGCACCGAACCCAACTCAGTGGATTGACCCTACAGGTCTGACTCGTAAGTCTTGTCCCGATGCACTAGAAGAGGCGAAAAAAGCTTCAGAAAAACTTAGGACAGCTGGGGGAAGGTTGCCAACAGCAACATGTGCGGTCGTAAATAGAAGAACAGGGAAAGTATACATTGGAACCAGCGGAGTCCGGCCAACAAACATTGACTCTAGACTAGGCGCATCTTTACCTAAAAATAGCCTAGAACTTTGGCCTGCAAATAACTGTGCCGAGGTCGACGCAGCGAATCAGGCACTAAAAGATGGATCATCCAGACATGATCTAGAAATGGCAACGGTAAGAACAAAAGATAGTAGTCCAATGCCATGCTGCGCAAACTGCTCAGTCACTTTCAAATATGACAAAGTAAAAACAGGAAAAAAACAATGA
- a CDS encoding type VI secretion system Vgr family protein gives MDPSTLLASFASAFNQDQRLLTLSLGDGSVAAEQLLPLSLAGEEGVSRSYAYQLTCLSPDGKIELKSLLGLPARLGILDAAGAESLRCGVVSKAECLGSDGGFSRYQLTIEPPFALLRHRISSRVFQDQSVPDIVTQILSEHQQANPVFARVQAQDFKTGPASPRSYCLQYRESDYDFIVRLLHEEGYAWRFDHLDGDTPQVRLVAFDDPYSLPPAGVERVRFHRSDATEAEDGLTEWNAQRQIVPGAVALASFDYQPVQTQHSGDDSRIDQGQNGKALQSSLHDYDPQSLYYAGDADQLSHYAQLRQQAHDLNAKQFSGGGSVRGLAAGQWFRLDDHPAHDGDSSEQREFVVTRQALSARNNLPADLKALAKAEDAQPFRADFDAQRRGVPLTPAYAHTELAKPKSRGVQTATVVGPQGEEVHTDQHGRIKVQFHWQRPDEHPSIGAGMDDKSSCWLRVVMPSAGAGWGHQFIPRIGQEVLVDFIEGDIDRPVITGVLYNGSHPPPDFSGAGALPANKTLSGIKSKEHQGGQYNELLFDDTPGEVRAKLSSEPGKTQLNQGFLTQPRSNGKAEPRGDGFELRTDNHGAIRAGHGLLLSTEAQNGASGKQLAREQAQSQLDAALALSQSLGDTASGQQADTMETGPEEIGADNAKAAKKTEGHLQHQAAALKAWEAGSNTDKDGKTAKDQAGQQPLIVLSAPAGIASLSQQSQTVAAGTNLNLVAQRDSNQTSGRRWIHNVGQHISLFVAGVKDQIALKLIAAKGKIQMQAQSDSIEVTADKDVTVTACKGKVEIAAGQEILLTSGGGYIRLKGGNIEVHCPGEVSVKGASHALTGPASLSTPTPTFNKPGMGNLQVIHDFANGYSMDQGKFVLTDALGVKHSGVLDAAGKAMVNGLPTGPAQVQFLGRPHKSEADIFPFVPQPEAALQKMGAAVQQQAMSQLGSLVGKALPPGAAGLAQNLAQAKGAVDQAKAMASQAQAALQQARDIKQLASGASLPSAAGMIKNIV, from the coding sequence ATGGACCCCAGCACCCTGCTCGCCAGCTTCGCCTCCGCCTTCAACCAGGACCAGCGCCTGCTCACCCTCAGCCTGGGCGACGGCAGCGTGGCGGCCGAGCAATTGCTGCCGCTGAGCTTGGCCGGCGAAGAAGGCGTGTCCCGGTCTTACGCCTACCAGCTCACCTGTCTGTCTCCGGACGGCAAGATCGAACTCAAGAGCCTGCTCGGCCTGCCGGCCCGGCTCGGCATCCTCGACGCCGCCGGCGCGGAGAGCCTGCGCTGCGGCGTGGTGTCCAAGGCCGAGTGCCTGGGCTCGGACGGCGGTTTCAGCCGCTACCAGCTGACCATTGAGCCGCCGTTCGCGCTGCTGCGCCACCGCATAAGCTCGCGGGTGTTCCAGGATCAATCGGTGCCGGACATCGTCACGCAGATCCTGAGCGAGCATCAGCAGGCCAATCCGGTGTTCGCCCGCGTCCAGGCCCAGGACTTCAAGACCGGCCCGGCGTCGCCGCGCAGCTACTGTCTGCAATACCGCGAGAGCGATTACGACTTCATCGTGCGCCTGCTGCACGAAGAGGGTTACGCCTGGCGTTTCGATCACCTGGACGGCGACACGCCACAAGTGCGCTTGGTCGCCTTCGACGACCCCTACAGCCTGCCGCCGGCCGGCGTCGAGCGGGTGCGTTTCCACCGCAGCGACGCCACCGAGGCCGAGGACGGCCTGACCGAGTGGAATGCCCAGCGCCAGATCGTGCCCGGCGCGGTGGCTTTGGCCAGCTTCGATTACCAGCCGGTGCAGACCCAGCACAGCGGCGACGACAGCCGCATCGATCAGGGCCAGAACGGCAAGGCGCTGCAATCCTCCTTGCACGACTACGACCCGCAATCGCTGTACTACGCCGGCGACGCCGACCAGCTCAGCCACTACGCCCAGCTGCGCCAGCAAGCGCATGACCTGAACGCCAAGCAATTCAGCGGCGGCGGCAGCGTGCGCGGCCTGGCCGCCGGCCAGTGGTTTCGCCTGGACGACCACCCGGCCCACGACGGCGACAGCAGCGAACAGCGCGAATTCGTCGTCACCCGCCAAGCCTTAAGCGCGCGCAACAACCTGCCGGCCGACCTCAAAGCGCTGGCAAAAGCCGAGGACGCCCAACCCTTCCGCGCCGACTTCGACGCCCAGCGCCGCGGCGTGCCGCTGACCCCGGCCTACGCCCACACCGAACTGGCCAAGCCCAAGTCTCGTGGCGTACAGACCGCCACCGTGGTGGGACCGCAAGGCGAAGAAGTCCACACCGACCAGCACGGCCGCATCAAGGTGCAATTCCACTGGCAGCGGCCGGACGAACACCCGAGCATTGGCGCGGGGATGGACGACAAATCCTCCTGCTGGCTGCGCGTGGTCATGCCCAGCGCCGGTGCCGGCTGGGGCCACCAATTCATCCCGCGCATCGGCCAGGAAGTGCTGGTCGACTTCATCGAAGGCGATATCGACCGCCCGGTGATCACCGGCGTGCTCTACAACGGCAGCCACCCCCCGCCGGATTTCAGCGGCGCGGGCGCCTTGCCGGCCAACAAAACCCTGTCCGGCATCAAATCCAAGGAACACCAGGGCGGCCAGTACAACGAACTGCTGTTCGACGACACCCCGGGCGAAGTCAGAGCCAAACTCAGCTCCGAACCCGGCAAAACCCAACTCAACCAAGGCTTCCTCACCCAGCCGCGCAGCAACGGCAAGGCCGAGCCGCGCGGCGACGGCTTCGAACTGCGCACCGACAACCACGGCGCTATCCGCGCCGGCCACGGCCTGCTGCTGTCCACCGAAGCGCAGAACGGCGCGTCCGGCAAACAACTGGCGCGCGAACAGGCGCAAAGCCAGCTGGATGCGGCCTTGGCCCTGAGCCAAAGCCTGGGCGACACCGCCAGCGGCCAGCAGGCCGATACCATGGAAACCGGGCCGGAAGAAATTGGCGCGGACAACGCCAAAGCCGCCAAGAAAACCGAAGGCCATCTGCAACATCAAGCCGCGGCCTTGAAAGCCTGGGAAGCCGGCTCCAACACCGACAAGGACGGCAAAACCGCAAAAGACCAAGCCGGTCAGCAGCCGCTAATCGTGCTGTCCGCGCCGGCCGGCATCGCCAGCCTGAGCCAGCAAAGCCAGACCGTGGCGGCGGGGACCAATCTGAACCTGGTGGCGCAGCGGGACAGCAACCAAACCTCCGGCCGGCGCTGGATCCACAATGTGGGCCAGCACATCAGCCTGTTCGTGGCCGGGGTCAAGGACCAGATTGCGCTGAAGCTGATTGCCGCCAAGGGCAAGATCCAGATGCAGGCGCAGAGCGACAGCATCGAGGTCACCGCGGACAAGGATGTGACCGTCACCGCCTGCAAGGGCAAGGTGGAAATCGCCGCCGGCCAGGAAATCCTGCTCACCAGCGGCGGCGGCTATATCCGGCTCAAAGGCGGCAATATCGAAGTGCACTGCCCGGGCGAAGTCAGCGTCAAGGGCGCCAGCCACGCGCTCACCGGCCCGGCCAGCCTCAGCACGCCCACCCCCACCTTCAACAAGCCGGGCATGGGCAATCTGCAAGTGATTCACGATTTCGCCAACGGCTACTCCATGGACCAGGGCAAATTCGTGCTCACCGACGCGCTGGGCGTCAAGCACAGCGGCGTGCTGGACGCCGCCGGCAAGGCCATGGTCAACGGCCTGCCCACCGGGCCGGCGCAAGTACAATTCCTGGGCCGTCCGCACAAGAGCGAGGCGGACATCTTCCCCTTTGTGCCGCAGCCGGAAGCGGCGCTGCAAAAAATGGGCGCCGCGGTGCAACAGCAGGCCATGAGCCAGCTGGGCAGCCTGGTGGGCAAGGCGCTGCCTCCCGGCGCCGCCGGCCTGGCGCAAAACCTGGCCCAGGCCAAAGGCGCCGTGGACCAGGCCAAAGCCATGGCCTCCCAAGCCCAGGCCGCGCTGCAGCAAGCGCGCGACATCAAACAACTTGCCTCCGGCGCGTCCCTCCCCTCCGCCGCCGGCATGATCAAGAATATCGTTTAA
- the tssE gene encoding type VI secretion system baseplate subunit TssE: MHSSRHAQILPSVLDRLLDDQPDNSHGAETMLYELPQIKRSLARDLEALLNTRLAPLQELFDMYPQAHDSMLSFGIPDLSGISLLNPQDRELLREQLRRAIEVHEPRLSRVRVNLDAPREMERHLRFRVDAVLKVHPHRPPVTFDATLQLSSNVYKVQG, from the coding sequence ATGCACAGCAGCCGCCACGCCCAGATCCTGCCGTCGGTGCTGGACCGGCTGCTGGACGACCAGCCGGACAACAGCCACGGCGCGGAAACCATGTTGTACGAACTGCCGCAGATCAAGCGCTCGCTGGCGCGGGATCTGGAAGCGCTGCTGAACACCCGGCTCGCGCCCTTGCAAGAACTGTTCGACATGTACCCGCAGGCCCACGACAGCATGTTGAGCTTCGGCATTCCGGACCTGTCCGGCATCAGCCTGCTCAATCCGCAAGACCGGGAACTGCTGCGCGAGCAACTGCGCCGCGCCATCGAAGTGCACGAGCCGCGGCTGTCCCGCGTGCGGGTGAACCTGGACGCGCCGCGCGAGATGGAGCGCCATCTGCGCTTCCGCGTCGACGCGGTGCTGAAAGTGCATCCGCACCGGCCGCCGGTCACCTTCGACGCCACCCTGCAACTCTCCTCCAACGTTTACAAGGTACAAGGCTGA
- the icmH gene encoding type IVB secretion system protein IcmH/DotU, which yields MNQTAATLQERPLAVASASAPTLREMLEDGIYLLFLLRDGNAPSSAVEFNRRVDQFLNQYERNARNFGKDQNAINHSKYAFCALMDEIILSSEFDIRDEWERMPLQLRLFGEHLAGEGFFNRLEQLRLDPAAHIEPLEVFYTCLLLGFQGKYLLEGQEKLGYLTHKLGQEIQQVRGGKAEFAPNWQLPQRFQAFVRHELPLWLYFALLAVVGAGIFVAYRWLLSNQLQSIFGL from the coding sequence ATGAACCAAACCGCCGCAACTCTACAAGAACGCCCGCTGGCCGTAGCCTCCGCCTCGGCGCCCACCCTGCGCGAAATGCTGGAAGACGGCATCTACCTGCTGTTCCTGCTCCGGGACGGCAACGCCCCCAGCAGCGCGGTGGAGTTCAACCGCCGCGTCGACCAGTTTCTGAACCAGTACGAGCGCAACGCGCGCAACTTCGGCAAGGACCAGAACGCCATCAACCACTCCAAGTACGCGTTTTGCGCCTTGATGGACGAGATCATTCTGTCCTCCGAGTTCGACATCCGCGACGAATGGGAGCGCATGCCGCTGCAACTGCGGCTGTTTGGCGAGCATCTGGCCGGCGAAGGCTTCTTCAACCGCCTGGAACAACTGCGTCTGGACCCGGCCGCCCATATCGAGCCGCTGGAAGTGTTCTACACCTGCCTGTTGCTGGGCTTCCAAGGCAAATACCTGCTGGAAGGCCAGGAAAAGCTGGGCTACCTGACCCACAAGCTGGGCCAGGAAATCCAGCAAGTGCGCGGCGGCAAGGCCGAGTTCGCGCCCAACTGGCAGCTGCCGCAACGCTTCCAGGCCTTTGTCCGCCATGAACTGCCGCTGTGGCTGTACTTCGCCCTGCTGGCGGTGGTGGGCGCCGGCATCTTCGTCGCCTACCGCTGGCTGCTGTCCAACCAGCTCCAATCCATTTTCGGCCTGTAA
- the tssK gene encoding type VI secretion system baseplate subunit TssK: MQQAKRVLWGEGMFLRPQHFQQQTLLLEQHVAARQQLSQRHGWGLQHIVLDEQALKGGTVRIDGLSILFRDGTLFQAPASAPLPLSRDLNTLPQAGIKTTLYACLAHMQPYGGNTRNGELMSRPTRFQSASAEVADLYTQALDANLSTLELDVRLMIEEENRDGYDAIPLCRLEKDATGQWGLGGGFIPPLATVEGSREVSHMLRRLLDILLVKNQALSGGQRERAKNVMEYSSSDISSFWLLHTVNRNFAKLRHLSLSSPLHPEELYLALAEFCGELQTFSTHYTLSDIPAYRHDDLHAVLAALDTQIRELLETVISSRYAIIPLHSPKPSFYIGRLESDRLLENVDYYLSVQSELPASQIIDSVPLKMKIGAPDDVEKILNSAMRGVALSHAAQTPSAIPVRVGNHYFALEPHGEIFGRMLQSRSICIYMPQTLSNLTLELIAVFR, encoded by the coding sequence GTTCCTGCGCCCGCAGCACTTTCAACAGCAAACCCTCTTGCTGGAGCAGCACGTCGCCGCGCGGCAGCAACTGAGCCAACGCCACGGCTGGGGCCTGCAACACATCGTCTTGGACGAGCAGGCGCTCAAGGGCGGCACCGTCCGCATCGACGGGCTGTCCATCCTGTTCCGGGACGGCACGCTGTTCCAGGCGCCGGCCAGCGCGCCGCTGCCGCTGTCCCGCGATCTGAACACCTTGCCGCAAGCCGGCATCAAGACCACGCTTTACGCCTGTCTCGCCCATATGCAGCCCTACGGCGGCAACACCCGCAACGGCGAGCTCATGTCCCGCCCCACTCGCTTCCAAAGCGCCAGCGCGGAAGTGGCCGATCTCTACACCCAGGCGCTGGACGCCAATCTGTCCACGCTGGAGCTTGACGTGCGGCTGATGATTGAGGAAGAGAACCGCGACGGCTACGACGCCATTCCGCTGTGCCGGCTGGAAAAGGACGCCACCGGCCAATGGGGCCTGGGCGGCGGCTTCATTCCTCCGCTGGCCACGGTGGAAGGCTCGCGCGAGGTCAGCCACATGCTGCGCCGCCTGCTGGACATCCTGCTGGTCAAGAACCAGGCGCTGTCCGGCGGCCAGCGCGAACGCGCCAAGAACGTGATGGAGTACAGCTCCAGCGACATCAGCTCCTTCTGGTTGCTGCACACCGTCAACCGCAACTTCGCCAAGCTGCGCCACCTGTCGCTGTCCAGCCCGCTGCATCCGGAAGAGCTGTATCTGGCGCTGGCCGAATTCTGCGGCGAGCTGCAGACCTTCTCCACCCATTACACCCTGTCCGACATCCCGGCCTATCGCCACGACGACCTGCACGCCGTGCTGGCCGCGTTGGACACGCAGATCCGAGAACTGCTGGAAACCGTGATCTCTTCGCGTTACGCCATCATCCCGCTGCATTCGCCCAAGCCGTCCTTCTACATCGGCCGGCTGGAAAGCGACCGCCTGCTGGAGAACGTCGATTACTACCTGTCGGTGCAGAGCGAACTGCCGGCCAGCCAGATCATCGACAGCGTGCCGCTGAAGATGAAGATCGGCGCGCCGGACGACGTGGAAAAAATCCTCAACTCCGCCATGCGCGGCGTGGCGCTCAGCCATGCGGCGCAAACTCCGTCCGCCATTCCGGTGCGCGTGGGCAACCACTATTTCGCGCTGGAGCCGCACGGCGAGATCTTCGGCCGCATGCTGCAATCGCGCAGCATCTGCATCTATATGCCGCAGACGCTCTCCAACCTGACGCTTGAACTGATCGCCGTATTCCGCTGA